The following DNA comes from Lusitaniella coriacea LEGE 07157.
TTGGTTTGCCATTGGCGGAATCGATCCCCAAAATGTTCGTGATGTTTTAGCCGTTGGTGCCGAACGCATCGCCGTGGTACGGGGGATTATGGAGGCGGAACAACCCACTTTAGTGACGCAATATTTCCTCTCCCAATTAAGCAAGAAACAACAGGGTTCGCACTTACCAGGGAGTTCTGTTTCCCATGTCTGAGGCTTCGATTACCCTACAAGTGAATGGCGAATCCTTCAATTGCCTTCCGGAAACGCCGCTTCCCCAAGTCTTGGAACAGATGGGACTTAACCCGCGTTTGGTTGCGGTGGAATATAACGGCGAAATCCTGCATCGTCAGTATTGGGAGGAGACAAAAGTAAAGGCGCGCGATCGTTTGGAGATCGTTACGATTGTAGGGGGAGGAGTTTTCAGTTAACAGTAAACAGTCATCAGTGAACAGTTATCAGCGGCTGACGGCGAGGAAATAGGGAATAGGGAATAGGGGTAAACCTACGCCGACAAAGAAGGAAAAAAACGCCATACCCTAAGTTTGTCTGTATGCTCTCTAGTTCGTACTGTTCGGTTCTGTGTAGCGGCAAAACACTTCCATTCCAACCTTTACCAACCATAAAACCAGGATAGTCGCGATCGCGGGATTGAGCGTTGCACCCGCCAAACTCGCCACATAGACAATCAAACCCGTCAACAACGGCGCGCTAGCAGGGTTATTGTTGTACTCTTTCACCTTCGCCTTAAACCCCTCATCGCCGCAGATTTCATCCCGCAGCACATCCTTTGTCACTTCCCAAATCGATTGTCCCTCTGTCATTGTGGGGATTGTGCCGTTCGTTTCCATCCAAAGTTTTTCAAAAGAGGCTTGAATGTCTCCCTCTTCCGCTTGCAGCACATTTAATGCTCTTTGTGCGGGTGAGTAATCCTGTAAAAGGTCTTGTTTACGCTCGATTTCTGCGAGGGTTAATTGTTCGTCCATATTCGGAATTCGGAGTTACAGGTCAATGGAAATTATACGCAACAAAAAAAGAAAACACCTTCGGAAGAAGGGGAACCGGATATGATGGGAAGTCCCTCGCCCAGGATTGGGAGAGGGATTTAGGGAGAGGGCAAGGGATGTTTGTACAAAACGAATCACAATCGATTTTTAGTCAAACGCCAAACCCATTGTATCCGGAATTTCACGGTTACAATCGGAAGAAAGTAGCAGGATACTACGCACCCCATTGCTATGCCAATCATCACCATTCGCGAACAGCAAGCCACCGCACACGGATTCACAGCAACCGTCAGCATTAACAACGCAGGGGAATATCCCATCGAAATTACCAACCCCTTCAACGACAAGGAAGAAAGCGAACTCGAATGGTATTTTGAAAACTGGCTCGCTTTTCCCCAACTCGGTCAAGTCAAAGCAAAGCGAGCAAAAGACAGCGTTTCCACTTACGGCGAACAGCTTTTCGAGCAGGTTTTTGGCAACCGCAGGGTCTACAGCAAGTACGAGAACTTGAAACCCCAACTCAGTCAAGTTTCCATTGAAATTGCCAGCAAAACGCCGGAATTTCAAGCCTTGCACTGGGAAGCGCTGAAAGACCCGGATTTACCCCGTCCTTTGGCGGTGGACTGTACGATGGTGCGGAAAAGCCTGAAGCCAACCGCAACAACAGCATTTGTGCAACCCTCGCAGACGATTAATTTGCTGGTTGTCGTGGCGCGTCCCGACGAAGAGGAGGATGTCAGCTATCGCACGATTTCCCGTCCCCTGTACGAGACAATTGAAAACGCTCAATTGCGCGTCAATATTGAGCTATTGCGTCCGGGAACCTTTGAGACGCTATCGAAGCATTTGGAAGAAAAAGGCGAAGGATATTATCACATTCTCCATTTTGACGGACATGGGGCGCTGATGACCTA
Coding sequences within:
- the thiS gene encoding sulfur carrier protein ThiS encodes the protein MSEASITLQVNGESFNCLPETPLPQVLEQMGLNPRLVAVEYNGEILHRQYWEETKVKARDRLEIVTIVGGGVFS